The Fundulus heteroclitus isolate FHET01 chromosome 13, MU-UCD_Fhet_4.1, whole genome shotgun sequence genome contains a region encoding:
- the LOC105935094 gene encoding cilia- and flagella-associated protein 20, with the protein MFKNTFQSGFLSILYSIGSKPLQIWDKKVRNGHIKRVADNDIHSNVLEIEGANVSTTYITCPADPKKTLGIKLPFLVMIIKNLKKYFTFEVQVLDDKNVRRRFRASNYQSTTRVKPFICTMPMRLDDGWNQIQFNLSDFTRRAYGTNYTETLRVQIHANCRIRRVYFSDRLYSEDELPAEFKLYLPVQNQKAKQ; encoded by the exons ATGTTCAAGAACACATTCCAAAGCGGGTTTTTATCTATACTCTACAGCATCGGCAGCAAACCGCTTCAGATATGGGACAAAAAA GTGAGAAACGGTCACATCAAGAGAGTAGCTGATAATGACATCCATTCAAACGTGCTGGAGATTGAGGGAGCAAACGTCAG CACAACCTATATCACGTGTCCGGCCGATCCAAAGAAGACTCTCGGCATCAAGCTTCCCTTTTTGGTGATGATTATTAAGAACCTAAAGAAGTACTTCACCTTTGAAGTCCAG GTGCTGGACGACAAGAACGTCCGGCGGCGGTTCCGGGCGAGCAACTATCAGAGCACGACGCGAGTGAAGCCGTTCATCTGCACCATGCCGATGAGGCTCGACGACGGCTGGAACCAGATCCAGTTCAACCTGTCGGACTTCACCAGGAGGGCGTACGGCACCAATTACACGGAGACGCTGCGCGTACAG ATTCACGCAAACTGTCGCATCAGGAGGGTTTATTTTTCCGACAGACTCTACTCGGAGGATGAGCTCCCCGCAGAGTTTAAGCTCTACCTGCCCGTCCAGAACCAGAAGGCCAAG CAATAG